The window TAGGGAGCTTCGTGCCGCGAACGGCTGGCCTTTCCGAAGCGGGCAAGGTCGGCCGGTGCGCCAGCAAGTTGAATCGTTCGCATAACCATCTCGCGAACGGAGCACGCGCGATCCTGGCCGGCACCGACGTTGAACACTTCGCCGAGGACTGCACTCTCCGGTGCTTCCGCACAACGGCGCAGCGCATCCGCCACGTCATCCACGAATACGTAGTCGCGAATCTGGAGCCCGCTGGTCAGTTCGATCGTCTCCCCCGCCAAACTCTTGCGTACAACCATCGGAATCAGTTTCGTCTCGCGCTCCATGGGACCGAAGACGCTGAAGGGGCGAACCGTCACCAGGGGAAACCCTTCGTGGCGGCAAAGGTAGTCGAGCATTTGCCAGCAGGAAGACTTGCTCGCGCAGTATAAATTCAGCGGCCGCAGGGGTACTGACTCGTCCATCGGAAGTCCGCGCGGTTCGTATTCGTGACCGGAGCCCGTGTAAACAAAGCGGCGAATCCCATGACGAATAGCAGCTCGCGCAAAGACAGCGGAGCCTTCAACATTCACACGAATGATGCGGTCGCTTTCACCCTCGGCATGCACGCCGGCGGCGGCGACATGGAACACGATTTCTGGCTTGGAATTCTCAAGTGCAGCATCAATGGAGGTGGGATCGCAGAGGTCCATCCGCACGACACGAATCCGATCGCGCACGGCATCCAGACGATAAAGGTGCGCGTCAGACGTGTAAGCGCCCGTCACATCGTAGCCATTGGCGACAAGGTGATGAACGAGTGCGCTGCCGATCAGACCGGAAGCTCCGGTCACGAAGGCTTTGCGATTCTGTCCAGATGCTGTCATTCTCGTTTTCGTCCTTCTCTCTCAGGCGGATTCGTAAGCCTGGATGTCGGCGAGGCAAGCATCGCGCATGGCCTGCTCGCCGGCGTAATAGCGTCGATACCAGGCACTCGTGCGGCGAATCGTCTCGCCGAAATTCCACCGGGGATACCAGTCGAGCTTCGAGATCGCCTTCTCGATGGCGAGCCGGAGAATGCCGGCCTCGTGCGGATGGTTGCCGTGGCTTTGATCATCCCAACTGCCACTCCCCCACTCTTCGACAAACGCGTCGGCTAACCTGCGAACGGTGGCCTCGTTGCCAGGCAGAGGGCCGAAGTTCCACCCGTCGCAGTACAACTCCGCGTTCTCTCCGCCATGCATTTTCTCGGCGAGCAGGAGGTAGCCACTCAGCGGTTCGAGAACATGCTGCCAGGGACGAATCGCCTGCGGGTTGCGAATCTCCACGGCTCGCTCTTGCGAAAGGCACTGCACCATGTCCGTGACGATGCGATCGACAGCCCAATCGCCTCCGCCGATCACATTTCCTGCGCGCGCAGATGCCAGGTGGATACCGTGCTCAGCGACCTTGCCCGGATGGAAGAACGAACGGCGGTAAGATGATACGACGATCTCTGCCGCGCCCTTGCTGGCGCTGTAGGGATCGTAGCCGCCCATCGCGTCGCACTCGCGATAGCCCCAGATGTGTTCGCGATTCTCGTAGCACTTGTCGCTGGTGATGACCACGACTGTGCATGGATGATCGGCGAGGCGAACAGCCTCCAGCAGATTCACAGTGCCCATCACGTTGACATCGAATGTCTCGCGCGGCTCGCGATAGCTGAGGCGCACAAGCGGCTGCGCAGCGAGATGGAACACGACGTCCGGCTTCGCTTCACGAACGGCCGCAACGAGCGCTTCGTGATCACGCAAATCCGCTTCGTGGTGGCGAGCCAGCGTTTCCTGCACACCGGATACAACGAAGTTGCTCGGCTCTGTCGGAGGAGCGAGCGCGTAACCCGTCACCGATGCGCCCATATCGGCGAGCCAGAGGGCGAACCAGGAGCCCTTGAAACCCGTGTGCCCGGTCAGGAAGACCTTCTTGCCGTTCCAGAATGCGCGATTCATCAGGACCACATCTTCCAGGGCGCTTCGCCGCTTTGCCAGAGTCGTTCAAGTAGCTCCTTCTCGCGAAGGGTATCCATCGGTTGGAAGAAGCCTTGGTGCTTGTAGGCCATCAACTGTCCGTCTTCTGCAAGTCTCTCCAGGGGCCCGCGCTCCCAGATGGAAGGATCGCCCTCGGTGATATAATCGATGACCTCTGGCTCGAGAACGAAGAAGCCGCCGTTGATCCAGCCCTCACCCGTCTGGGGTTTCTCGAGGAACTCCGCGACACGGTCGTCATCAAATCGCATGCCGCCAAATCGAGCCGGCGGACGCACAGCCGTCACCGTTGCAAGTTTTCCGTGGGACTTGTGGAACTCGACAATCTTGTCGACCGGAACGTCCGCCAGACCATCGCCGTACGTCAGCATAAACGTCTCGTCGCCGATCCACTCCTTCAAACGCCGAACGCGT of the bacterium genome contains:
- the rfbF gene encoding glucose-1-phosphate cytidylyltransferase, yielding MKTIILAGGFGTRLSEETVLRPKPMVEIGAKPILWHVMNIYAAAGFKEFIIALGYKGEYIKEYFLHFYELNNDLTINLAAGEKVIRSIKQPDWLIHLVDTGLKTQTGGRVRRLKEWIGDETFMLTYGDGLADVPVDKIVEFHKSHGKLATVTAVRPPARFGGMRFDDDRVAEFLEKPQTGEGWINGGFFVLEPEVIDYITEGDPSIWERGPLERLAEDGQLMAYKHQGFFQPMDTLREKELLERLWQSGEAPWKMWS
- the rfbG gene encoding CDP-glucose 4,6-dehydratase, with translation MNRAFWNGKKVFLTGHTGFKGSWFALWLADMGASVTGYALAPPTEPSNFVVSGVQETLARHHEADLRDHEALVAAVREAKPDVVFHLAAQPLVRLSYREPRETFDVNVMGTVNLLEAVRLADHPCTVVVITSDKCYENREHIWGYRECDAMGGYDPYSASKGAAEIVVSSYRRSFFHPGKVAEHGIHLASARAGNVIGGGDWAVDRIVTDMVQCLSQERAVEIRNPQAIRPWQHVLEPLSGYLLLAEKMHGGENAELYCDGWNFGPLPGNEATVRRLADAFVEEWGSGSWDDQSHGNHPHEAGILRLAIEKAISKLDWYPRWNFGETIRRTSAWYRRYYAGEQAMRDACLADIQAYESA
- a CDS encoding NAD(P)-dependent oxidoreductase — translated: MTASGQNRKAFVTGASGLIGSALVHHLVANGYDVTGAYTSDAHLYRLDAVRDRIRVVRMDLCDPTSIDAALENSKPEIVFHVAAAGVHAEGESDRIIRVNVEGSAVFARAAIRHGIRRFVYTGSGHEYEPRGLPMDESVPLRPLNLYCASKSSCWQMLDYLCRHEGFPLVTVRPFSVFGPMERETKLIPMVVRKSLAGETIELTSGLQIRDYVFVDDVADALRRCAEAPESAVLGEVFNVGAGQDRACSVREMVMRTIQLAGAPADLARFGKASRSRHEAPYFVADFTKIAYRLGWYPTTALVDGLTATIDYIRSQAE